A single region of the Parasphingorhabdus litoris DSM 22379 genome encodes:
- a CDS encoding mannitol dehydrogenase family protein, translating into MNHPRLSSQTYDFTRYDRSQSAGVVHLGVGAFHRAHQALYFDQLMTNGAEGWMICGASLRSATVPQQLDPQDSLYTAVVRSDHSEKRLIVGSISDVIFAPDNPQSLVAAIAAPQTALVTLTITEKGYLIDPASGALIRKDPHLAADLSSLDRPRTALGFIVAGLSRRYEEGLGPVTILSCDNLPDNGKRTRSAVLAFASEVDADLADWIKREVSFPSSMVDRIVPATTSDDIAALTESAGYRDEAMVKTEDFTQWVIEDNFCAARPALETTGVQMTDNVAGWEMAKLRLLNGAHSMLAYLGALAGHDFVHQAMAAPGFPELLSALWDEAEETLPEVDGLDTAIYRTDLDARFRNAALQHRTVQIAMDGSQKLPQRLLGSISDRQESAQTSPALTLSVAAWIRWQFGVDEAGKRYTVDDPLANRTAQAIAAGNDDPQAIVRAMLNIEQIFGTGLPQSDEFPNSVTQHLTSLMEKGAASVVRDFAR; encoded by the coding sequence GTGAACCACCCCAGATTAAGCTCCCAAACCTATGACTTTACCCGGTACGACCGCAGTCAATCTGCAGGCGTCGTACATCTGGGCGTTGGTGCCTTCCACCGCGCCCATCAGGCGCTCTATTTCGACCAGCTCATGACAAATGGTGCCGAGGGCTGGATGATCTGTGGCGCATCCTTGCGGAGCGCGACAGTGCCGCAACAGCTCGATCCACAGGACAGTCTTTACACTGCCGTAGTCCGTTCTGACCACAGCGAGAAGAGACTGATTGTGGGATCAATATCTGATGTAATCTTCGCGCCGGACAATCCGCAATCGCTGGTTGCTGCGATCGCTGCACCACAAACAGCGTTGGTAACACTGACCATAACCGAAAAGGGCTATCTGATCGATCCAGCCAGTGGCGCGCTCATTCGTAAAGATCCGCACCTCGCCGCCGATCTTTCATCGCTCGACCGTCCGCGTACGGCCCTTGGCTTTATCGTCGCTGGCTTATCGCGCAGGTACGAAGAAGGCCTCGGCCCTGTAACCATCTTGTCTTGCGACAATTTACCCGACAATGGAAAGCGTACTCGTAGCGCCGTACTTGCCTTCGCCAGCGAGGTCGACGCCGATCTCGCCGACTGGATCAAACGCGAGGTCAGCTTCCCAAGCAGCATGGTCGACCGGATCGTACCTGCAACCACGTCAGACGATATCGCCGCACTCACTGAAAGCGCTGGTTATCGAGACGAAGCAATGGTGAAAACCGAAGATTTTACACAGTGGGTGATCGAGGACAATTTCTGCGCCGCACGTCCTGCACTCGAAACTACGGGCGTCCAGATGACCGACAATGTTGCAGGTTGGGAAATGGCCAAATTGCGGTTACTTAATGGGGCGCATAGTATGCTTGCTTATCTCGGCGCCCTGGCTGGACATGATTTCGTCCACCAAGCGATGGCCGCACCCGGCTTCCCGGAACTGCTATCCGCTCTATGGGATGAAGCAGAGGAAACGCTCCCTGAGGTAGACGGACTTGATACAGCAATCTATCGCACCGATCTTGATGCGAGGTTCCGCAATGCCGCACTGCAACATCGGACCGTACAAATTGCTATGGATGGCAGCCAGAAGCTTCCCCAGCGGTTGCTCGGATCAATCAGCGACAGACAAGAATCAGCTCAGACCAGCCCGGCTCTGACGCTATCCGTTGCCGCCTGGATACGCTGGCAATTCGGTGTCGATGAGGCAGGCAAGCGTTACACGGTGGACGATCCACTGGCAAACCGAACGGCACAGGCGATCGCAGCGGGCAATGATGACCCCCAAGCCATTGTCCGTGCAATGCTGAACATCGAACAAATTTTCGGTACTGGTCTGCCGCAGTCTGATGAATTTCCTAACTCTGTGACGCAGCACCTTACTTCACTCATGGAAAAGGGTGCTGCCTCGGTTGTCAGGGATTTTGCCCGATGA
- a CDS encoding TRAP transporter large permease, which produces MLLLLLLLLLAIGVPVAFALGAASLALFMLLGIPTIAAFQRMAAGMNVFTLMAIPFFVFAGDLMARTGIAERLVRVADGLFGRSRGGLGQVDVGASMMFGAVSGSAVASVSAIGSSLIPMMKEREYDADYAVNVTITAAILGILIPPSHNMIIYAAAAPVSVSVGDLFLAGIGPGLLAGAALMTVAWLVASKRGYPRGTFPGWGSLTRAFVVAFPGLMTALIIIFGILLGIFTPTESSAVAVIYTILVGAFVYRSLGPQRFLEAAMSAARTTAMVMLIIGTASMFGWLFAVLEGPQALAGALTALSNEPAIVMLMILLILLILGAFMDMAPLIIITTPIFLPVAMDIGVDPVHFGIVMLLNLGIGLVTPPVGSVLFVGCAVGKAKPEQVVRTIWPFYGALITVLLLTAYVPSLSLWLPSIFQ; this is translated from the coding sequence TTGCTTCTATTACTGCTGCTTCTATTGCTGGCGATCGGCGTTCCAGTTGCCTTCGCGCTTGGCGCAGCCAGCCTTGCGCTGTTTATGTTGCTTGGCATTCCTACCATTGCTGCGTTCCAGCGGATGGCAGCAGGCATGAACGTCTTTACGCTGATGGCGATCCCGTTCTTCGTATTCGCAGGCGATCTGATGGCTCGTACCGGCATTGCGGAACGGTTGGTCCGTGTAGCCGACGGACTTTTTGGTCGATCTCGCGGAGGACTGGGTCAGGTTGATGTCGGTGCCAGCATGATGTTCGGTGCGGTCTCGGGATCGGCAGTTGCATCGGTGTCGGCCATCGGATCCTCACTCATCCCGATGATGAAGGAGCGCGAATATGATGCCGACTATGCGGTCAACGTCACGATAACGGCCGCGATCCTTGGCATCTTGATCCCCCCTTCGCACAATATGATCATCTATGCGGCGGCGGCACCGGTCAGTGTCAGCGTCGGCGATCTGTTTCTAGCGGGTATTGGTCCCGGTTTACTGGCGGGTGCAGCGCTTATGACTGTCGCCTGGCTGGTTGCGTCTAAACGCGGCTATCCGCGAGGCACCTTCCCCGGATGGGGTTCTCTCACCAGAGCATTTGTGGTCGCCTTTCCGGGCCTGATGACAGCGCTTATCATCATATTTGGTATCCTTCTTGGTATCTTCACACCCACGGAAAGCAGTGCGGTCGCGGTCATCTATACGATTTTGGTTGGTGCCTTTGTCTATCGCTCACTTGGTCCACAACGGTTTCTCGAAGCTGCGATGAGTGCAGCGCGTACCACCGCCATGGTCATGCTGATCATCGGTACAGCCAGTATGTTCGGCTGGTTGTTCGCCGTGCTTGAAGGCCCGCAAGCACTTGCTGGTGCATTGACAGCATTGTCGAACGAACCGGCCATTGTGATGCTCATGATCCTTCTGATCTTGCTCATTCTTGGTGCGTTCATGGATATGGCACCGCTTATCATTATCACCACGCCTATATTCTTGCCGGTGGCAATGGATATCGGTGTTGATCCTGTCCATTTCGGTATCGTTATGCTGCTCAATCTGGGCATCGGACTGGTGACTCCGCCAGTTGGGTCGGTGTTATTTGTCGGCTGTGCGGTGGGTAAAGCAAAACCGGAACAGGTCGTGCGCACGATTTGGCCGTTTTATGGCGCGCTAATAACGGTGCTGCTGCTGACCGCTTACGTCCCTTCCCTTTCCCTATGGCTTCCGAGTATTTTCCAGTGA
- a CDS encoding TRAP transporter small permease: MAEFLANLSRKTSIAALYASAIGLVGMTIIIGWQVFARYILNSSPAWTEQAALFLMLWFILFAAAAGVREGFHIRLSLLQESLTETAGRRLLYISHMVVLLFGVAMTKGGVDLAVNTWQHEIPTLGLPRGTAYLPIIGAGALIATFALEHIVALRRNRTVEPIWR; the protein is encoded by the coding sequence GTGGCTGAGTTTCTCGCTAACTTGTCGCGCAAAACCAGTATTGCCGCCCTTTATGCCTCAGCGATCGGCCTTGTGGGCATGACTATAATTATCGGATGGCAAGTCTTTGCCCGATATATTCTCAATTCATCCCCCGCATGGACAGAGCAGGCAGCGCTGTTCCTTATGCTTTGGTTCATTCTGTTCGCCGCTGCTGCCGGCGTCAGGGAAGGCTTTCACATAAGACTTTCATTGTTGCAGGAATCGCTAACTGAAACAGCCGGACGGCGGTTGCTCTATATCAGCCATATGGTTGTTCTTCTGTTCGGGGTCGCTATGACCAAGGGCGGCGTCGATCTAGCGGTGAACACGTGGCAACACGAAATCCCCACGCTCGGCCTCCCGCGCGGCACAGCCTATCTACCAATCATCGGAGCCGGTGCTTTGATTGCCACCTTCGCACTGGAGCATATAGTTGCTCTGCGCCGCAATCGCACGGTTGAACCGATATGGCGCTAG
- a CDS encoding TRAP transporter substrate-binding protein gives MTSFPLSRRALLTGAAGLGAAALAGCDRTAAMLGEGGVLRAADTHPDGYPTVEAVRSIAARLKEQTDGRLNVRLYTGGQLGEEKDTLELAIFGGLDFNRVNLAPLNSIAPETLVPALPFLFRDESHMRAAMDGTPGHTILEALRPHGLIGLCFYDSGARSFYTSSREITKPADLKGLKIRVQNSDLYVAMIEALGGDATPMAYGEVYQGLMQGVVDGAENNWPSYESSRHFEAAGTYSLTRHVMAPEVLLVSGRSWAKLSEDDRTLIRQSAKESVPLMRTLWDQRTNDAKTRLAEAGVTVIEPDFRAFSEKVQPVWDKFLATPHLRKLAEDMVAISG, from the coding sequence ATGACTAGCTTTCCGCTTTCCCGGCGCGCTCTTTTGACTGGAGCCGCAGGCTTGGGCGCTGCGGCGCTAGCGGGCTGCGACCGCACCGCTGCCATGCTTGGTGAAGGCGGTGTCTTGCGCGCGGCAGATACGCACCCTGACGGTTATCCGACCGTTGAAGCGGTCCGATCGATCGCGGCCAGGCTGAAAGAACAGACTGATGGGCGGCTTAACGTAAGGCTTTATACAGGCGGACAGCTTGGTGAAGAAAAGGACACCCTGGAACTGGCAATATTCGGCGGGTTGGACTTCAATCGTGTCAATCTCGCGCCGCTCAACTCCATAGCGCCAGAAACACTTGTCCCGGCGCTGCCTTTCCTATTCCGCGACGAAAGCCACATGCGCGCCGCCATGGACGGGACGCCCGGACACACCATTTTGGAAGCCCTGCGTCCGCATGGATTGATCGGCCTGTGCTTTTACGACAGCGGCGCGCGATCTTTCTATACCTCAAGCCGGGAGATCACCAAACCAGCGGATCTGAAAGGGCTCAAGATTCGCGTCCAGAACAGTGATCTGTATGTCGCAATGATTGAGGCGCTTGGCGGCGATGCAACGCCAATGGCTTATGGTGAGGTCTATCAAGGTCTCATGCAAGGTGTTGTAGATGGAGCGGAAAATAACTGGCCATCCTATGAAAGCAGCCGTCATTTCGAAGCCGCTGGCACTTATAGTCTGACCCGGCATGTTATGGCGCCTGAAGTTTTGCTGGTGTCCGGACGGAGTTGGGCCAAGCTGTCTGAAGACGATCGCACACTCATACGGCAAAGCGCCAAGGAGAGCGTACCGCTGATGCGCACCCTGTGGGACCAGCGGACAAACGATGCCAAAACGCGGCTGGCTGAGGCGGGTGTGACAGTAATCGAACCGGACTTCCGTGCTTTTTCCGAAAAAGTGCAACCTGTATGGGACAAATTCCTGGCGACACCACATTTGCGCAAGCTCGCCGAAGACATGGTGGCGATCAGTGGCTGA
- the uxaC gene encoding glucuronate isomerase, whose translation MTKPLRLNPDRLFPADNDTRQIARELYANIRDLPILSPHGHTDPSWFAENEAFSNPAALLIQPDHYVYRMLYSQGIALEDLGLKPAPGSSDRPVEEDPRKIWHIFAENYHLFAGTPTRMWHDHVYSEIFELDVELTAETADLYYDQIAECLSRDEFRPRALFDRFGIETIATTEDPLDPLDHHRQLKADGWGKKVITAFRPDNVCDPEYEGFADNIAALGKLTGEDVTVWSGYLNALRNRRAFFAEHGATSTDHGHPTAFTSNLSQDDTATLFERVRHGKANAQDSELFRGQMLTEMAKMSQADGLTMQIHPGSFRNHNATLFKQYGRDCGADIPMETGYVRQLQPLLDAVGNDPDLTIILFTLDETSYSRELAPLAGHYPALKLGPSWWFHDSPEGMRRFREQVTETAGFYNTVGFNDDTRAFLSIPARHDVARRMDCGFLARLVAEHRMDRDEAHQIAADLTYNLAKKAYRL comes from the coding sequence ATGACGAAACCGCTTCGCCTCAATCCGGACCGGCTATTTCCCGCCGACAACGACACACGGCAAATCGCTAGAGAACTGTACGCGAATATACGCGATTTGCCGATCCTGAGCCCACACGGCCATACTGATCCGAGCTGGTTCGCCGAGAACGAAGCCTTTTCCAACCCTGCTGCATTGCTGATCCAGCCTGACCACTACGTCTACCGGATGCTTTACAGTCAAGGAATCGCTCTAGAAGATCTAGGCCTCAAACCCGCACCGGGCAGCAGCGATCGACCAGTGGAAGAAGATCCAAGAAAGATATGGCATATCTTCGCGGAGAATTACCATCTGTTCGCAGGCACGCCGACACGTATGTGGCATGACCATGTATATTCAGAAATTTTTGAACTCGATGTAGAGCTAACGGCGGAAACTGCTGATCTTTACTACGATCAGATCGCCGAATGTCTTTCGCGTGACGAGTTTCGGCCGCGCGCCCTGTTCGATCGCTTTGGTATCGAAACAATAGCTACGACGGAGGACCCGCTTGATCCGCTTGATCATCATCGACAGTTGAAAGCCGATGGCTGGGGCAAAAAAGTCATTACCGCATTTCGCCCCGACAATGTCTGCGATCCCGAATATGAAGGCTTTGCGGATAATATTGCTGCTCTCGGCAAATTGACTGGCGAGGATGTCACAGTTTGGAGCGGTTATCTAAACGCGCTTAGGAATCGCCGGGCCTTCTTTGCCGAGCATGGCGCCACAAGCACTGATCATGGTCATCCAACTGCATTCACGAGCAATCTTTCCCAGGACGATACGGCCACTCTGTTCGAACGCGTGCGACATGGCAAGGCCAACGCCCAGGATTCAGAGCTATTTCGTGGTCAAATGCTCACCGAAATGGCCAAAATGAGCCAGGCCGACGGTCTGACCATGCAAATTCACCCAGGGTCATTTCGCAACCACAATGCAACGCTGTTTAAACAATATGGCCGGGACTGCGGAGCGGATATCCCCATGGAGACTGGCTACGTCCGCCAATTACAACCGTTGCTGGATGCGGTTGGTAACGATCCCGATCTGACCATCATTCTCTTTACGCTAGACGAAACAAGCTATTCACGCGAACTGGCACCGCTTGCAGGACATTATCCTGCGCTCAAGCTGGGGCCATCTTGGTGGTTCCATGATAGCCCAGAGGGCATGCGCCGTTTCCGTGAGCAAGTAACCGAAACCGCAGGCTTTTACAACACGGTCGGTTTCAACGATGACACCCGGGCTTTCCTCAGTATTCCTGCCCGGCACGATGTCGCGCGGCGGATGGATTGCGGTTTCCTGGCGCGGCTTGTGGCAGAACATCGAATGGATAGGGACGAAGCGCATCAAATCGCTGCCGACCTTACTTATAACCTCGCAAAGAAAGCCTATCGGCTCTGA
- a CDS encoding FadR/GntR family transcriptional regulator yields the protein MNERPTKPPRRLYETVTKEIARQILGGQYEIGDRLPAERVLAEQFNVSRPTIREAMIALEVDGLVEVCTGSGVYVRALQRRGKAAPMDIGPFELLETRALVEGEACALAATHIKPDQIEELEQLLGEMEAENTRGDVVMSEDADHRFHMAIAEATQNSGMVHVVGSLWEARHRSLQTIKFLEKARVEGVKPRIDEHRAIVDALKTGDANAARAAMRTHLHGVADMLFAATEAEAVEKARVEAAENRKKYRVIGME from the coding sequence ATGAATGAGCGTCCCACCAAACCTCCGCGTCGGCTTTATGAAACCGTCACAAAAGAAATTGCCCGCCAAATATTGGGAGGTCAGTATGAGATCGGCGACCGCCTCCCGGCAGAACGTGTGTTGGCTGAACAGTTCAACGTCAGCCGCCCGACCATTCGTGAAGCTATGATCGCACTTGAGGTCGACGGGCTGGTCGAAGTCTGCACGGGTTCAGGCGTCTATGTCCGGGCGCTACAACGCCGCGGCAAGGCCGCACCGATGGATATTGGCCCGTTCGAACTGCTTGAAACGCGGGCGCTGGTCGAAGGCGAAGCATGTGCGCTTGCCGCGACGCACATCAAACCTGATCAAATTGAAGAATTGGAACAATTGCTCGGCGAAATGGAAGCAGAGAACACCCGTGGCGACGTCGTCATGTCAGAAGATGCTGACCATCGCTTTCATATGGCTATCGCCGAAGCCACGCAAAATAGTGGTATGGTCCATGTTGTGGGATCCCTGTGGGAAGCACGGCATAGATCGCTTCAGACGATCAAATTTCTGGAAAAGGCTCGTGTCGAGGGCGTCAAACCGAGAATTGACGAGCATCGCGCTATTGTTGATGCTCTGAAAACCGGTGATGCCAATGCTGCACGTGCCGCGATGCGCACACATCTTCACGGCGTAGCTGATATGCTGTTTGCTGCAACCGAAGCTGAAGCAGTTGAAAAAGCGCGTGTCGAAGCTGCCGAAAACCGTAAAAAATACCGTGTGATAGGAATGGAATGA
- the manD gene encoding D-mannonate dehydratase ManD, with product MIIRNAKVIICSPGRNFVTLKIETDQGVYGIGDATLNGREKAVVAYLEDHVVPLLIGRDASRIEDIWQALYRGAYWRRGPITMTAIAAVDTALWDIKAKAAGMPLYQLLGGASRNGVLVYGHANGADIAETVDQVGRYKDMGYRAIRAQSGIPGVKGAYGVGRGDMYYEPADAILPTETLWDTSSYVTFAPKLFEAIRNEHGDEIELLHDVHHRLSPIEAGRLGKSLEPYRLFWMEDCTSAENQEAFQLVRQHTVTPLAVGEIFNSIHDCRELIQNQLIDYIRATVVHAGGITHMRQIAGLAALYQVRTGCHGATDLSPASMGAALHFDLWVPNFGIQEYMRHSEETDAVFPHSYNFEDGYLHPGETPGIGVDIDEKLAAKYPYQPRQLPIARLRDGTMWNW from the coding sequence ATGATTATTCGTAACGCCAAGGTGATTATATGCTCGCCTGGTCGGAACTTCGTCACTCTGAAAATCGAAACCGATCAGGGCGTATATGGGATAGGTGATGCAACACTGAACGGCCGCGAAAAAGCTGTCGTTGCTTATCTTGAGGACCATGTTGTGCCGTTGCTTATCGGCCGTGATGCCAGTCGTATAGAGGATATCTGGCAGGCATTATATCGCGGTGCTTACTGGCGGCGGGGGCCCATAACGATGACGGCGATCGCAGCGGTTGATACAGCCTTGTGGGATATCAAGGCGAAGGCCGCAGGTATGCCGCTATATCAATTGCTGGGCGGTGCCTCTCGCAATGGTGTGCTGGTCTATGGTCATGCCAATGGTGCGGACATTGCTGAAACTGTAGATCAAGTCGGTCGCTATAAGGATATGGGTTATCGCGCCATTCGCGCGCAATCCGGAATTCCAGGGGTTAAGGGAGCTTATGGGGTAGGGCGCGGTGACATGTACTATGAGCCAGCCGATGCAATCCTGCCGACCGAGACGCTGTGGGATACATCATCTTATGTGACCTTTGCGCCGAAATTGTTTGAAGCGATTCGTAATGAACATGGGGATGAAATCGAACTGCTGCATGATGTCCATCATCGGCTGTCCCCGATTGAGGCGGGACGACTAGGTAAATCATTGGAACCCTACCGTCTTTTCTGGATGGAGGATTGTACTTCTGCGGAGAATCAGGAGGCTTTTCAGCTTGTTCGCCAGCATACTGTCACGCCGTTGGCAGTAGGAGAGATTTTTAATTCGATTCATGATTGCCGCGAGCTGATTCAGAACCAGTTGATTGATTATATCCGTGCCACTGTCGTCCATGCCGGCGGGATCACACATATGCGGCAGATTGCGGGACTGGCCGCGCTTTATCAGGTACGAACAGGCTGTCACGGAGCAACTGATTTATCGCCCGCAAGCATGGGGGCTGCGCTGCATTTCGACTTGTGGGTACCCAATTTCGGTATTCAAGAATATATGCGGCATAGCGAAGAAACCGATGCTGTTTTTCCGCACAGTTACAATTTTGAGGACGGCTATCTACATCCAGGAGAAACACCCGGCATTGGCGTGGATATCGATGAAAAACTAGCCGCAAAATACCCCTACCAGCCCAGACAACTGCCAATTGCTCGCCTTCGCGACGGTACAATGTGGAACTGGTAG
- a CDS encoding glycoside hydrolase family 2 TIM barrel-domain containing protein, producing the protein MRPETNGFREAISLDGIWYCRADKDGLGHSNGWAKGWSVTDPDSHPIAVPGSWNEQLAEAGLMNFEGPMWYQRQVRIPERAAGADIMLHFGSADYRAEIFCNGQRVGKSGPLMLPFAVDIGAVARPGKIITLVVKVTARLPKHGPMQEVRSEDYVAEGRARDEYWPAVRFDFFPFGGLNRSVHLCLLPKLRIENVTIDTGWSGGKSSLGVSTETKGGSGKLRLLIDGERLDQPFEAGIQARFTPYVQPWSPDNPVLYDCSIELLGETGQVLDRIERRIGFRTLRVEGLQLLLNDQPIILKGFGKHEDTPVHGRGVNLPMLVKDFGLLDWIGANSVRTSHYPYDEAFLDMADERGILVISECFSVNLDFRKISDEDQNAHRSALEAQFARDRHHASVVAWSLSNEPGYLAEPEYGARSGPYWRDLFDYARQLDSSRPMTVANVQYAGNADPAFDYCDFLTINRYHGWYSEPGQLDRASSALTETLDDLAKAHEKPIFISEFGADAVAGMHATIDQMWTEEYQSDLIALYWQIIAEHQNCIGGHVWNFADFRTAQHGRRAVMNRKGVFTRERDPKRSAFTLKKLWGAGT; encoded by the coding sequence ATGCGTCCAGAAACCAACGGCTTCCGCGAGGCCATTTCTCTTGATGGTATCTGGTATTGCCGCGCAGATAAAGATGGTTTGGGGCATAGCAACGGTTGGGCTAAGGGTTGGTCAGTTACTGACCCTGACAGCCACCCCATTGCTGTTCCAGGCAGTTGGAACGAACAACTGGCCGAAGCGGGTTTGATGAATTTCGAAGGGCCGATGTGGTATCAGCGTCAGGTCCGTATTCCGGAGCGAGCGGCCGGAGCAGATATCATGCTGCATTTCGGTAGCGCAGATTACCGGGCAGAGATTTTTTGCAACGGACAGCGCGTCGGAAAGAGTGGACCGCTGATGCTGCCTTTTGCAGTTGATATTGGGGCAGTGGCGCGACCAGGAAAGATAATCACACTTGTTGTCAAAGTCACCGCGCGACTACCAAAACATGGTCCAATGCAGGAGGTCCGCAGTGAGGACTACGTTGCGGAGGGGCGTGCTCGTGATGAGTATTGGCCAGCCGTACGGTTCGATTTCTTTCCCTTTGGTGGCCTGAACCGGTCGGTTCACTTGTGTCTTTTGCCGAAATTGCGGATTGAGAATGTGACTATCGACACCGGTTGGTCGGGCGGCAAGTCGAGCCTTGGAGTTAGCACCGAAACGAAGGGCGGTAGCGGCAAGCTACGGCTCCTGATCGACGGCGAACGGCTCGACCAGCCTTTCGAAGCGGGCATTCAAGCGCGCTTCACGCCCTATGTACAGCCGTGGTCACCCGATAATCCGGTGCTTTATGATTGCTCCATCGAGCTGCTTGGCGAGACCGGGCAGGTGCTCGACCGGATCGAACGCCGCATTGGTTTCCGTACGTTACGGGTTGAAGGATTGCAGTTGCTGCTCAACGACCAGCCCATCATACTTAAGGGCTTTGGCAAGCATGAAGACACGCCTGTTCATGGGCGCGGTGTAAATTTGCCGATGTTGGTGAAAGATTTCGGTTTGCTTGACTGGATCGGAGCGAATTCGGTGCGGACATCGCACTATCCCTATGACGAGGCGTTTCTCGATATGGCGGATGAGCGCGGCATTCTCGTTATCTCGGAATGCTTCTCCGTCAATCTCGACTTCCGCAAAATATCGGATGAGGATCAGAACGCCCATCGCAGTGCGCTTGAAGCGCAATTCGCACGCGACCGGCATCATGCCAGCGTCGTTGCATGGTCGCTGTCCAATGAACCGGGCTATTTGGCCGAGCCGGAATATGGCGCACGATCCGGGCCTTATTGGCGAGACCTTTTCGACTATGCGCGGCAGCTCGATTCCTCCCGTCCGATGACGGTTGCCAACGTGCAATATGCGGGAAATGCCGATCCGGCGTTCGACTATTGTGACTTCCTGACCATCAACCGTTATCATGGCTGGTATTCGGAGCCCGGCCAGCTTGACCGCGCCAGTTCTGCGCTGACTGAAACGCTGGACGATCTGGCAAAGGCACATGAGAAACCGATCTTCATTTCCGAATTTGGTGCAGATGCCGTTGCCGGAATGCATGCGACCATCGATCAGATGTGGACCGAGGAATATCAGTCCGATTTGATCGCGCTCTACTGGCAGATCATTGCCGAACATCAGAATTGCATTGGCGGGCATGTTTGGAACTTCGCCGATTTTCGCACCGCACAACACGGGCGGCGGGCGGTGATGAATCGAAAAGGCGTCTTTACACGTGAACGCGATCCGAAACGGTCTGCCTTCACTCTCAAAAAATTATGGGGAGCGGGGACTTGA
- a CDS encoding MFS transporter, translated as MSAGKLRFGQKLGWGIGDFGFNIYWQALNLLLMPFYTDVLGLDPILAGTVFLAASLFDGFADSVIGAVADRTRSKYGSYRPYLIFVSPLLVVVFMACFIGIDAGQGGLFAYALLSQMALRTVYSLVNIPYSTLSARITDDSDTRSQLAGIRIAFAMLGGITVTFLLPTIVDALQGEFGGNGNIPYIIAAGICGILSLPIFWICFLSTSEPEQLEDANPEGFYWGAVWEDLVSVARIARTNTPLLRVFGCMIVSSLAFTMTNKCLTYYINHYLEAPELRSYLLPFALFINMLFCPIWAWAAQRWSKRQAWLTANVISILGYLAFFLSESRDPAVAAVMLGIVSAANAAYVVLVWAMIPDTVEYSEWTTGQRHDAKVFGIASFSKQAALGLNGIVLGLLLSWVGYQSGSEVQSADAIEGIKSIMTLVPLLGILLSALIMWNYRLDRTMHAQISRELVERRAAGQGG; from the coding sequence TTGAGTGCAGGCAAATTACGGTTCGGTCAAAAACTTGGCTGGGGTATCGGAGATTTCGGCTTTAACATCTATTGGCAGGCCCTTAATCTGCTTCTGATGCCGTTCTACACGGATGTGCTGGGCCTCGATCCGATTCTGGCGGGCACGGTATTTTTGGCGGCCAGCTTGTTCGACGGCTTTGCGGACAGTGTAATTGGTGCGGTGGCCGACCGCACCCGGTCGAAATATGGCAGCTATCGGCCTTATCTGATTTTTGTCAGCCCGCTGTTGGTAGTCGTTTTCATGGCCTGTTTTATCGGTATTGATGCCGGGCAGGGCGGTTTGTTCGCTTATGCTCTGTTGTCGCAAATGGCTCTGAGAACGGTCTATTCTCTGGTTAATATCCCATATTCGACGCTCTCGGCACGCATTACCGATGACAGTGATACGCGCAGTCAGCTTGCTGGCATTCGTATTGCGTTCGCGATGTTAGGCGGGATTACGGTAACATTCCTGTTGCCTACCATCGTTGATGCCCTGCAAGGGGAATTCGGCGGCAATGGAAATATTCCCTATATTATCGCAGCTGGCATTTGCGGGATTCTATCCCTGCCGATCTTTTGGATATGTTTCCTCTCCACGAGTGAGCCGGAGCAGCTGGAAGATGCCAATCCCGAGGGATTCTATTGGGGCGCGGTGTGGGAAGATCTGGTTTCGGTTGCACGGATAGCGCGAACCAACACCCCGTTGCTGCGCGTATTTGGCTGTATGATCGTATCCTCGCTTGCTTTCACGATGACCAACAAGTGCCTCACATATTATATCAACCATTATCTCGAAGCGCCTGAACTACGATCCTATCTTTTGCCCTTCGCGCTGTTTATCAACATGCTGTTCTGTCCGATCTGGGCCTGGGCCGCACAGCGTTGGTCCAAGCGCCAGGCATGGCTTACCGCAAATGTAATTAGCATACTCGGCTATCTCGCGTTCTTCCTGTCGGAGAGCCGGGATCCGGCGGTGGCAGCGGTAATGCTCGGTATCGTCTCTGCGGCCAATGCGGCCTATGTCGTATTGGTATGGGCGATGATCCCTGACACGGTCGAATATTCCGAATGGACCACCGGTCAGCGCCATGATGCGAAGGTTTTCGGCATTGCCAGCTTCTCTAAACAGGCGGCTCTGGGACTGAATGGGATTGTCCTGGGGTTGCTCTTGTCCTGGGTCGGTTATCAAAGCGGCAGTGAGGTTCAGTCTGCCGACGCTATCGAAGGGATTAAGTCGATTATGACGCTGGTGCCGTTATTGGGCATTTTGCTGTCGGCACTGATCATGTGGAATTACCGGCTCGACCGCACCATGCATGCGCAGATCTCGCGCGAACTGGTGGAGCGCCGCGCCGCTGGCCAAGGAGGATGA